One Symphalangus syndactylus isolate Jambi chromosome 10, NHGRI_mSymSyn1-v2.1_pri, whole genome shotgun sequence genomic region harbors:
- the LOC129491907 gene encoding small nuclear ribonucleoprotein G-like translates to MDKKLSLKLNGGRHVQGILQGFDPFMNLVIDECVEMATSGQQNNTGMVVIRGNSIITLEALE, encoded by the coding sequence ATGGACAAGAAGTTATCATTGAAATTAAATGGTGGCAGACATGTCCAAGGAATATTGCAGGGATTTGATCCCTTTATGAATCTTGTGATAGATGAATGTGTGGAGATGGCGACTAGTGGGCAACAGAACAATACTGGAATGGTGGTAATACGAGGAAATAGTATCATCACGTTAGAAGCCTTGGAATGA